A region of Candidatus Wallbacteria bacterium DNA encodes the following proteins:
- a CDS encoding prepilin-type N-terminal cleavage/methylation domain-containing protein, with translation MCCKKGFSLLELAMTLVILLILTALLSPEVIEQIERTRMAQAFSQGNDLKQRLLEYQIDPLKLRPAQDRGTFHKTTNTGTREVIMDDLVLDGYLTNYPYNPWHNKWEIKYELDPDPAKNIKTIKISSLTGIPNPTDTEALEKSSVLKEIYVGTVEIGD, from the coding sequence ATGTGCTGTAAAAAAGGCTTCAGCCTGCTGGAACTTGCCATGACCCTCGTCATCCTGTTGATCCTGACAGCCCTGCTTTCCCCGGAAGTCATCGAACAGATCGAACGTACCAGGATGGCACAGGCCTTCAGTCAAGGGAATGATCTGAAACAAAGGCTGCTGGAATACCAGATCGATCCCTTGAAATTAAGGCCAGCTCAGGATAGAGGTACTTTTCACAAGACCACAAACACAGGCACCAGAGAAGTAATCATGGACGATCTGGTGCTGGATGGTTATCTGACAAACTATCCTTACAATCCGTGGCATAACAAATGGGAAATAAAATACGAGCTCGACCCTGATCCTGCGAAAAACATTAAAACCATTAAAATCTCCAGCCTGACAGGCATTCCCAACCCAACCGACACTGAGGCCTTAGAAAAATCCTCCGTTTTAAAGGAAATTTATGTTGGTACTGTGGAAATCGGCGACTGA